A window of the Drosophila simulans strain w501 chromosome 2L, Prin_Dsim_3.1, whole genome shotgun sequence genome harbors these coding sequences:
- the LOC6731429 gene encoding WASH complex subunit 3 → MDATAAITSNVDKTQIPPLNQKRILAFVNHFLVSTCTFLNEFALGCETKFVEMERQLQKTEASLIILEAKLASIPTEHHVAAGASEAPALSNQQPNEEASMLDTTVPPPTETPAEPEFPPEQLGVRACEDLRYRKFFKMVQVGVPAPAVKQKMQSEGLEPRILDTPDLILADGQRE, encoded by the exons atggatgcaactgcagcaatcaCCAGCAATGTGGACAAGACCCAG ATACCGCCGCTCAACCAGAAACGCATCCTGGCCTTTGTCAACCATTTCCTGGTCAGCACCTGCACCTTTCTAAATGAATTTGCCCTGGGCTGCGAGACGAAGTTCGTGGAGATGGAGCGGCAGCTGCAGAAGACGGAGGCCTCCCTCATCATCCTGGAGGCCAAGCTGGCGTCCATACCCACCGAGCACCATGTAGCGGCGGGGGCCTCCGAAGCGCCAGCGTTATCAAATCAGCAACCCAACGAAGAAGCATCCATGCTGGACACCACGGTACCACCGCCCACCGAGACTCCAGCGGAGCCGGAATTCCCGCCCGAACAGCTTGGTGTGCGCGCCTGCGAAGATCTACGGTACAGAAAGTTCTTCAAAATGGTGCAAGTGGGTGTGCCCGCACCGGCGGTCAAGCAGAAAATGCAATCCGAAGGTCTGGAGCCGCGAATTTTAGA CACACCCGATCTGATCCTGGCGGATGGCCAGCGAGAGTGA